A region from the Arcanobacterium buesumense genome encodes:
- a CDS encoding MFS transporter, translating to MGILVNVPLVLCAIPIALRILPHSDKVSGQPLPLLSTIMSAVSFAAIIFGLIEGTTYGWWASKQGLSLGNWNFNPPISISTVVLIFGILLLVIFVARELYKARNFQNVLVDPRLFTIPSFTLGNVTAVAVAAGEFGVLFGLPLFLVNVRGLSTMETGWVLAALAGGGIISGGLARFISQRIGPERTVIVGLALEVLGIIGVVVVLDPAIHMWMLVILLAMYGCGMGLASAQLTSVVLAHVPVKISGMGSAIQSTFRQVGSATGVALAGSSLALAINNDMPRRLVDAGLPYDLAVKFSEVTSSSVGGAMTGLADGNPHLLAVLHDGYTAGQTIAMASCGVFLVIGLVCSIALNRISQR from the coding sequence TTCCTCTTGTTTTATGCGCAATTCCAATTGCATTACGTATATTGCCGCATTCAGATAAGGTGTCTGGACAACCTTTGCCGTTGCTTTCAACAATCATGTCTGCAGTCTCATTCGCAGCGATTATTTTCGGCCTTATCGAGGGAACAACATACGGTTGGTGGGCCTCAAAACAAGGACTTTCACTGGGAAACTGGAACTTCAACCCGCCGATATCAATTTCTACTGTCGTTCTTATCTTCGGCATACTGCTTCTAGTCATTTTCGTTGCGCGCGAATTGTATAAAGCGCGCAACTTCCAAAATGTCCTCGTCGATCCGCGGCTATTTACTATTCCCTCATTTACATTAGGGAATGTTACTGCCGTGGCGGTAGCTGCTGGCGAATTCGGAGTGTTGTTTGGCTTACCACTTTTCTTAGTAAACGTCCGTGGGCTATCAACAATGGAAACCGGATGGGTGCTCGCTGCACTCGCCGGTGGTGGAATTATTTCCGGGGGTCTTGCTCGTTTTATTTCACAACGGATCGGTCCAGAAAGAACCGTGATTGTTGGATTGGCTCTTGAAGTTTTGGGGATTATTGGCGTTGTTGTGGTACTTGATCCGGCGATACATATGTGGATGCTGGTAATTTTGCTTGCAATGTATGGCTGTGGAATGGGCTTGGCATCTGCTCAACTCACATCCGTCGTTTTAGCACACGTTCCGGTAAAAATTTCCGGAATGGGATCGGCGATCCAATCCACCTTCCGGCAAGTTGGTTCGGCAACCGGTGTTGCTTTAGCGGGATCTTCGTTAGCCCTTGCCATTAATAATGACATGCCTAGGAGACTTGTTGATGCTGGACTGCCATATGATCTCGCGGTTAAGTTCTCCGAGGTAACTTCATCATCGGTGGGCGGAGCGATGACTGGATTAGCTGACGGAAATCCGCACCTCCTTGCAGTGCTCCATGATGGATACACCGCTGGCCAGACAATAGCTATGGCATCGTGTGGAGTATTTTTAGTTATTGGCTTAGTGTGCTCGATTGCGCTGAATCGAATTTCGCAACGATAA